Proteins from one Dysgonomonas sp. HDW5A genomic window:
- a CDS encoding phage portal protein produces the protein MPPIYSILENENFGQIVNDLSVDTIEGRNPAEYKEEYDGDRRRRKASVGWREPKRLEVYSDTLKDKHGRPVRLDDKTIDVARIISNFPRKLVRTDTAMMFGGRMNISADVQDDGFNEFKRVWERVLGMQDVLIEFAEKVLSETKAAIVFYPTTYEHWSGKKSSELNCKILCLPKDTNALYEFFPHFDGSKMDGFIHRYQITDSEDMIREQAMIWTREKIVIGTQSTNGWDRKEFPNPWGLLPIVYGEVYEPIWDEVSSMMDAREMRHSRMADTNDYFAEPIMKVFGETSLPGKNTVGKEITFPMRVDQDSGKEYHGDADFLNWQQSIDSVTKELDETKNEQYSGASMPDLSFDNLKSLGNLSGVSRRFMMLDAEIKMKMNMRTFRPALMRCISVVSAGIANITNIKYRQQLASNWITVSFDSILPKDPVEDANVLSIAGGGKAFNSKQTIVSKSPLTPAGDIEGELARMEEDEKKESERSNMIGFNGFGGQ, from the coding sequence ATGCCTCCAATTTATTCCATTCTCGAAAATGAAAACTTTGGCCAGATCGTTAATGATCTATCTGTAGATACAATAGAGGGCCGCAACCCCGCCGAATACAAAGAAGAATATGACGGTGACAGAAGACGTCGTAAAGCTTCCGTAGGATGGCGTGAACCTAAGAGGCTCGAAGTATATTCAGATACACTGAAAGATAAGCACGGTAGGCCTGTTCGTCTGGATGATAAGACTATCGATGTAGCTCGAATCATAAGTAACTTTCCCCGTAAGCTAGTCCGGACTGATACAGCAATGATGTTCGGTGGTCGAATGAATATATCAGCAGACGTACAAGACGACGGTTTTAACGAGTTCAAACGTGTATGGGAGAGAGTACTCGGTATGCAAGATGTCTTGATTGAGTTTGCCGAAAAGGTATTATCGGAAACCAAAGCTGCCATTGTATTTTACCCAACGACTTACGAGCACTGGAGTGGTAAAAAATCGTCAGAACTGAATTGTAAAATCTTATGCTTGCCTAAAGACACAAATGCTCTATATGAGTTCTTCCCTCATTTCGATGGTAGTAAGATGGACGGTTTTATACATCGTTATCAGATCACAGATAGTGAAGATATGATACGTGAACAAGCTATGATTTGGACGCGTGAAAAGATTGTAATAGGTACTCAGTCAACAAATGGATGGGATCGTAAAGAGTTCCCTAATCCGTGGGGCCTTCTTCCTATTGTCTATGGTGAAGTTTATGAGCCGATATGGGATGAAGTTTCATCTATGATGGACGCACGAGAAATGCGTCATTCACGAATGGCTGATACAAACGACTACTTTGCAGAGCCTATTATGAAAGTATTTGGAGAAACAAGTTTACCCGGTAAAAATACTGTTGGAAAAGAAATCACATTCCCTATGAGGGTTGACCAAGACAGTGGCAAAGAATATCACGGTGATGCAGACTTTTTGAATTGGCAACAATCAATTGATTCAGTCACAAAAGAACTGGACGAAACCAAGAACGAGCAGTACTCAGGTGCATCTATGCCGGATCTATCTTTCGATAATCTTAAAAGCCTTGGCAATCTATCCGGAGTATCTCGTCGCTTTATGATGCTAGATGCTGAGATCAAGATGAAAATGAACATGAGAACATTTCGTCCTGCTTTGATGAGATGCATATCTGTAGTGTCTGCCGGTATAGCTAACATAACTAATATTAAATACCGTCAACAGCTTGCAAGCAATTGGATAACCGTATCCTTTGATTCGATACTTCCTAAAGATCCAGTTGAAGATGCAAATGTTCTTTCTATTGCCGGAGGAGGTAAGGCTTTCAACTCTAAACAAACTATTGTCTCTAAATCACCTCTCACTCCTGCAGGAGATATCGAAGGCGAATTAGCACGTATGGAAGAGGATGAAAAGAAAGAGAGCGAACGTAGTAATATGATCGGGTTTAATGGATTTGGAGGGCAATGA
- the terL gene encoding phage terminase large subunit: MEKLSEREILIRKAEAAIILRKREARNEFWSYCLYMDPSFFVKRPFLKKVAEAYMRVFISFSNNTTYRLAVSMPPRAGKSYLSSLFISWMFGHFPEESVMRNCCADPLYNKLSYDTRDIVKSRKYREVFPEIKLKADKQNVHGWSIEGARQVSYFGAGVGGTVIGFGASMLAMTDDLYKSLEDALSDNNNEKTWSWFQGTHDSRTEGNCCCIDIGTRWSASDVLGRLEESREGKYYHEIIRISALDENEQSFCEDVHTTEYYLDKKAETDESIWEAEYQQNPVELKGLLFPKSELKRFKKADIKGRVPDGKIASTDVADEGDDYFSSPFAKVFGSELFITEALFTKDAVEITGPRLAQAIIDFKLDQMRCESNNGGKIFANDVRRIVKETDKLNKVIIQARPTTKNKQTRILMKSGWIKAHCHFLDESEYSKGSDYWWFMKWLTSYKKEGGNKHDDAPDSLTILAEFFESIKGNIKGEQQRQVARGTGVR; encoded by the coding sequence ATGGAAAAACTGAGTGAAAGAGAAATATTAATTCGTAAAGCAGAAGCGGCAATCATACTGCGAAAGCGAGAGGCCAGAAATGAATTCTGGTCTTATTGCTTGTATATGGACCCTTCGTTCTTTGTTAAGCGGCCTTTCCTAAAAAAGGTAGCCGAAGCATATATGCGTGTTTTTATTTCTTTCTCCAATAACACTACTTATCGACTTGCTGTGAGTATGCCACCCCGTGCAGGTAAGTCTTATCTTTCATCTCTTTTCATTAGTTGGATGTTCGGACACTTCCCTGAAGAATCAGTCATGCGTAACTGTTGTGCCGATCCACTGTATAATAAACTATCCTATGATACCCGTGATATAGTAAAATCAAGAAAGTACCGAGAAGTATTCCCGGAGATCAAGCTCAAAGCAGATAAACAAAACGTTCATGGCTGGAGTATAGAGGGGGCACGCCAAGTAAGCTATTTCGGAGCGGGTGTTGGTGGTACAGTTATCGGGTTCGGAGCTTCGATGCTTGCAATGACCGATGACTTATATAAATCACTCGAAGACGCTCTTTCTGATAATAACAATGAAAAGACTTGGAGCTGGTTTCAAGGTACACACGATTCTCGTACTGAGGGTAACTGCTGTTGTATTGATATTGGTACTCGTTGGTCCGCTAGTGATGTGTTGGGGCGTCTGGAAGAATCAAGAGAGGGTAAGTATTACCATGAGATTATCCGTATATCGGCATTAGACGAGAACGAACAGTCTTTCTGCGAAGATGTACACACTACTGAATATTACTTAGACAAGAAAGCTGAAACCGACGAGAGTATTTGGGAGGCTGAGTATCAACAGAACCCAGTTGAATTAAAAGGATTGCTATTCCCTAAATCAGAACTCAAACGATTCAAAAAAGCAGATATCAAAGGGCGTGTTCCCGATGGTAAGATTGCATCGACTGACGTAGCCGATGAGGGAGACGATTATTTCAGTTCTCCTTTTGCAAAGGTATTCGGATCAGAGCTATTTATCACAGAAGCATTATTTACGAAAGATGCTGTTGAGATAACCGGTCCTCGATTGGCTCAAGCGATTATAGACTTTAAACTCGATCAGATGCGATGCGAGTCCAATAATGGAGGTAAGATATTTGCTAATGATGTACGTAGAATCGTTAAAGAGACCGATAAGCTTAATAAAGTTATCATACAGGCTCGACCAACTACAAAGAACAAGCAAACCCGAATCCTTATGAAGTCTGGTTGGATAAAAGCACATTGTCATTTCTTAGACGAATCGGAATATAGTAAAGGGTCTGACTACTGGTGGTTCATGAAGTGGCTTACTTCTTACAAGAAAGAAGGCGGCAATAAACACGATGACGCACCGGATAGTTTAACGATCCTAGCTGAATTCTTTGAATCTATCAAAGGCAATATCAAAGGTGAACAACAAAGACAGGTTGCTAGGGGGACAGGAGTGAGGTAA
- a CDS encoding phBC6A51 family helix-turn-helix protein, producing MAKYNKKIVDNICSMISTDSYTIAEICEKVKISERTYYDWQSKNADFADAIKKAQDKFNELLVVEAKKSLVKMLRGYTVDETRTVTTDTGNKDDNGKAIVKVKEHVVTKKHYQPNPTLVIFTLTNQDSDNWKNRQENKLSGEVGIKSSLEALSDEELQNIVDGKTE from the coding sequence ATGGCAAAGTATAATAAGAAGATAGTTGACAATATCTGTAGCATGATAAGTACAGACAGCTATACGATTGCTGAGATTTGCGAAAAGGTGAAGATTTCAGAACGAACTTATTATGATTGGCAATCTAAAAATGCAGATTTTGCAGATGCTATAAAAAAGGCTCAGGATAAGTTTAATGAACTGCTCGTTGTCGAAGCCAAGAAATCACTTGTTAAGATGCTTCGTGGATATACAGTGGATGAAACACGAACCGTTACTACTGATACAGGCAATAAAGACGATAATGGTAAAGCTATCGTCAAAGTAAAAGAGCATGTCGTTACAAAGAAGCATTACCAGCCTAATCCCACACTTGTAATATTCACCCTTACGAACCAAGATTCTGATAACTGGAAGAACAGACAGGAGAATAAACTATCCGGAGAAGTAGGTATAAAAAGTAGCTTGGAAGCTCTATCGGATGAAGAACTGCAAAATATAGTCGATGGAAAAACTGAGTGA